One window of the Marinilactibacillus sp. Marseille-P9653 genome contains the following:
- a CDS encoding GNAT family N-acetyltransferase, whose protein sequence is MTYVEGTNTSPVGYLEGIYVEPYYRRHKIAQVLLEHCEQ, encoded by the coding sequence ATGACTTACGTGGAAGGCACAAACACATCTCCAGTAGGATATTTAGAAGGTATTTATGTAGAACCGTATTACAGAAGACATAAGATAGCTCAAGTATTACTAGAACACTGTGAACAGTGA
- a CDS encoding IS3 family transposase (programmed frameshift) codes for MSTRRPRRTYTEEFKKQIVDLHKAGKSRKEIIEEYDLTGSAFDKWVRQHSQTGSFKERDNLTPEQKELKELRKANTQLKMENDILKQAALIFGRKFEVIKRNKHNYSISAMCRALKISRGSYYYEVIKKESDAELEQAIIEEFAKSKNNYGTRKLKKRLKKRAFIVSRRRIGHIMKKFHLVSKYDRPSYKPQKSGVNQAKIENALNREFNPKEPMKAIVTDLTYVKVANKWFYVCFILDLFNREIIGYSAGPNKTADLVLQALATVKGDLHTVNVFHTDRGKEFDNHTIDELLDTFDIVRSLSRKGNPYDNAVAESTYKSFKFEFVYDNTFHTLYELQVQLMDYVHWWNHFRPHGSLDYESPIDYRKDWEQEQSEMEVCKSVVPQLVETSLSFS; via the exons ATGTCTACTCGTCGTCCACGTCGAACTTATACAGAAGAATTTAAGAAACAAATTGTTGATTTACACAAAGCAGGAAAATCAAGAAAAGAAATCATAGAAGAATATGATCTTACAGGATCGGCTTTTGACAAATGGGTACGTCAACATAGTCAAACCGGTTCATTCAAAGAAAGAGATAACTTAACACCTGAACAGAAAGAATTGAAAGAATTAAGGAAAGCAAATACCCAGCTTAAGATGGAAAATGATATTTTAAAGCAAGCGGCGCTGATATTCGGGCGAAAGT TCGAAGTAATCAAACGCAACAAACATAACTATTCTATATCAGCGATGTGCCGTGCCCTTAAGATCAGTAGAGGATCTTATTATTACGAAGTAATAAAGAAAGAAAGTGACGCAGAACTCGAACAAGCGATTATTGAAGAGTTTGCCAAAAGCAAAAACAATTATGGCACGCGTAAACTGAAGAAAAGATTGAAGAAGCGTGCGTTTATCGTATCTCGTCGGAGAATTGGACACATTATGAAAAAGTTTCATCTGGTGTCCAAGTATGATAGACCATCATACAAACCACAAAAGAGTGGAGTCAATCAAGCGAAGATTGAAAACGCATTGAACCGTGAGTTCAATCCGAAAGAGCCGATGAAAGCTATCGTCACGGACTTGACCTATGTCAAAGTTGCCAATAAGTGGTTCTATGTTTGTTTTATTTTAGACTTGTTTAACCGCGAGATCATCGGGTATTCTGCTGGTCCCAATAAGACAGCTGACTTAGTCCTGCAGGCTCTCGCTACAGTTAAGGGTGATTTACATACGGTCAACGTGTTCCATACTGACCGGGGAAAAGAATTCGACAACCATACTATTGATGAGTTACTGGATACCTTTGATATTGTGCGCTCGTTAAGTAGAAAAGGGAATCCTTACGACAATGCCGTAGCGGAGTCCACGTATAAATCATTTAAGTTTGAATTTGTCTACGACAACACATTCCATACACTCTATGAACTGCAGGTCCAACTTATGGACTACGTCCATTGGTGGAATCATTTTCGCCCACATGGATCATTGGACTACGAATCTCCTATCGATTATCGAAAAGATTGGGAACAGGAACAGTCTGAAATGGAAGTCTGCAAATCCGTTGTTCCCCAGCTGGTCGAAACTAGCCTCTCATTCAGTTAG
- a CDS encoding OmpA family protein — protein MKKYIFSLFSILLLVGCSQEPELAESIEGEKIPQEESSEETTEMDEKQTSESEKATITNPVMIERSIWDFNEDQEYTLKMEVGPIIREEGYGILPVTVDGEGDVTSTFKRLFDIGVFTGEGISSEQGYDIRLVDSKNMKVSHPAVLMEEGYTTKAVQTFLENGTGKDNSTFGADQDPVTYYVAFDAPEVDQVQVLFKNAGLVEDVPVVDRDDSGMAFFDDEEEALPDNVVPSVDNILKRELLTDQYEGLDGNYESLQKRVEPIESYKENLETSLSRIDEVEFSTVNLSSDVLFDFDSSDLSDTADDELQAAIIELTGIDGGKLEIIGHTDKENTEEYNQSLSEERAESVRNRLADLTDLSQFNEVTTEGRSFNEPIADNESEEGRAQNRRVALQFTPPKEKVVVESTEETIPEPEGPVSKFPEFVETKFGNIEIESLKQVDGMLVGQFKVFKSEDTGLKYDALTHSPGVGARGWSVNKSIGYNQFSAYAPTLVSNGQRFYPLDYYLTPLTGKYIDRKVEDTQEDLKFIVPLAERSMPQGTSTNGAYFYATVVWPSVTDNEVTIDLADTGVYRTSTEQTAPWRITNVPIEKD, from the coding sequence ATGAAAAAGTATATCTTTAGTTTATTTAGTATCCTTTTGTTAGTAGGGTGTAGCCAAGAACCGGAGCTGGCAGAATCAATAGAAGGTGAGAAAATACCACAAGAAGAGAGCTCGGAAGAAACAACTGAAATGGACGAAAAGCAGACTAGTGAAAGTGAAAAGGCTACAATTACAAATCCGGTAATGATTGAGAGATCTATATGGGATTTCAACGAAGATCAAGAATATACGTTAAAAATGGAAGTTGGTCCTATTATCCGCGAAGAGGGTTATGGCATATTACCAGTTACTGTGGATGGAGAAGGAGATGTAACCTCTACTTTTAAGCGGTTATTTGATATTGGTGTATTCACAGGCGAAGGAATAAGCTCAGAGCAAGGCTATGATATCAGACTCGTTGACTCAAAAAACATGAAAGTGTCTCATCCAGCAGTTTTGATGGAAGAAGGGTATACTACCAAAGCAGTTCAGACCTTTTTAGAAAACGGAACTGGGAAAGACAATTCAACATTTGGTGCAGATCAAGACCCAGTGACATATTATGTTGCTTTCGACGCGCCAGAGGTTGATCAAGTTCAGGTATTGTTCAAAAATGCTGGATTGGTTGAAGACGTACCGGTTGTAGACAGAGATGACTCTGGAATGGCATTTTTTGATGATGAAGAGGAAGCCTTGCCAGACAATGTTGTGCCTTCGGTGGATAATATTCTTAAGCGAGAACTTTTAACTGATCAATACGAAGGATTGGACGGAAACTACGAGTCCCTTCAAAAACGAGTAGAACCGATTGAAAGTTACAAGGAGAACTTAGAAACATCGCTCAGTAGAATAGACGAGGTTGAGTTTTCAACGGTAAATTTATCTAGTGATGTGTTATTTGATTTTGATTCGTCTGACTTGTCTGATACAGCGGATGACGAGCTACAAGCTGCTATTATAGAGTTAACGGGAATCGATGGTGGTAAATTGGAAATCATCGGACATACAGACAAAGAAAATACCGAGGAATATAATCAGTCGTTATCTGAGGAACGTGCAGAATCCGTTCGGAATCGACTAGCTGATTTAACAGACTTATCTCAATTTAATGAAGTAACGACTGAGGGAAGATCCTTCAATGAACCGATTGCTGATAATGAAAGCGAAGAAGGTAGAGCTCAAAATCGTAGGGTAGCTCTACAGTTTACTCCTCCAAAAGAAAAAGTAGTCGTTGAATCAACAGAAGAAACTATACCTGAACCGGAAGGACCGGTTAGTAAATTTCCAGAATTTGTTGAAACAAAATTCGGAAACATTGAAATTGAATCTCTTAAACAAGTCGATGGCATGCTAGTAGGACAGTTCAAAGTGTTCAAGTCTGAAGATACAGGTTTGAAATATGATGCATTAACGCATTCTCCTGGAGTGGGCGCTAGAGGTTGGAGTGTAAATAAGTCCATTGGCTATAACCAGTTCAGTGCTTATGCACCGACACTTGTCAGTAATGGACAGAGGTTTTATCCCTTAGACTATTATTTAACACCTTTAACTGGTAAATATATTGATCGAAAAGTTGAAGATACACAAGAAGACTTAAAATTTATTGTTCCACTAGCAGAAAGAAGTATGCCACAAGGAACTTCGACAAATGGTGCTTATTTTTATGCGACAGTTGTTTGGCCATCAGTAACAGATAATGAAGTGACAATCGATCTCGCAGACACAGGTGTTTATCGGACATCGACAGAACAAACAGCACCATGGAGAATCACGAATGTTCCAATTGAAAAAGATTGA
- a CDS encoding sodium/glutamate symporter, which yields MTPNMIGFSFVMIGIFLILGKYVRNHVNWLRNLFLPSSIIAGFLALLLGPDALGRVTSMFLDEGNFFYTGLVPEFILEVWRPLPGMFINIVFAALFLGKTVPSVKKIWKTAGPQIVMGQAVSWGQYVVGLLLTIFVLTPFFGMSPLAGALIEISFVGGHGTAAGLADTFATLGFAEGADLALGLATIGILVGVLVGIILINIAYRKGMAKYVGGETDFTDEEREQLGESYGYDMEPTVKEAKAIEPLAFHFSLIAVAIAFGYLLQQGLILLEAYTWGAWTDVYLFPYMPLFPLAMIGGMMIQLFFDKMNIHMYIDQNLISKISGFALDILLVSALATLSLDVIGDNIIPFLLISIVAIVWNVFAFLYLGPKMIPDNWFERGLGDFGQATGMTATGLLLMKVADPKHQTPALEGFGYKQILFEPFVGGGLVTAASLPFIYQFGPVVFLIISIIVTAAFLIFGLVYFGPKKNNEKQKSKKFK from the coding sequence ATGACACCGAATATGATCGGATTTAGTTTTGTAATGATTGGGATTTTCCTGATACTAGGAAAATATGTTAGAAATCATGTAAATTGGTTACGTAATTTATTTTTACCAAGTTCAATTATTGCAGGATTTTTAGCACTATTATTAGGACCTGACGCTTTAGGAAGAGTGACTTCTATGTTTTTAGATGAAGGAAACTTTTTCTATACTGGGTTGGTTCCGGAATTTATTCTTGAGGTTTGGAGACCACTTCCAGGTATGTTTATCAATATTGTGTTTGCGGCATTATTCTTAGGTAAAACCGTACCAAGCGTTAAGAAGATTTGGAAAACAGCTGGGCCTCAAATCGTCATGGGGCAGGCTGTTTCTTGGGGACAGTATGTTGTTGGGTTACTACTAACGATATTCGTTCTGACACCATTTTTTGGAATGAGCCCGTTAGCTGGGGCACTAATCGAAATTAGTTTCGTTGGTGGACATGGTACAGCTGCTGGTCTAGCAGATACCTTTGCGACTCTTGGATTTGCGGAAGGTGCAGACTTAGCACTTGGACTTGCAACGATCGGTATATTGGTCGGTGTGCTAGTTGGAATTATTTTGATCAATATCGCTTATAGAAAAGGGATGGCGAAATATGTAGGCGGAGAAACTGATTTCACAGATGAAGAGCGTGAACAGCTTGGTGAATCTTACGGATATGATATGGAACCTACTGTTAAAGAAGCGAAGGCCATTGAACCTTTAGCCTTTCACTTTTCACTGATAGCCGTTGCGATCGCTTTTGGGTATCTTTTACAACAAGGATTGATTCTACTAGAAGCCTATACTTGGGGTGCTTGGACAGATGTTTATCTGTTTCCTTATATGCCATTATTCCCATTAGCTATGATTGGTGGTATGATGATTCAATTATTTTTCGATAAAATGAACATTCATATGTATATTGACCAGAACTTGATTAGCAAGATTTCTGGATTTGCACTAGATATCTTATTGGTATCTGCATTAGCAACCTTGTCTCTAGATGTTATTGGAGACAATATCATTCCATTCTTATTGATTTCAATTGTAGCGATTGTCTGGAACGTCTTTGCTTTCCTTTATTTAGGACCGAAAATGATACCAGATAACTGGTTTGAAAGAGGTCTTGGGGACTTTGGTCAGGCTACAGGAATGACCGCAACAGGTTTACTTTTAATGAAAGTGGCAGATCCTAAGCATCAAACGCCAGCGCTTGAAGGATTTGGCTATAAACAAATCTTATTCGAACCCTTTGTAGGTGGTGGGTTAGTAACAGCAGCATCACTGCCCTTTATCTATCAGTTCGGACCAGTTGTTTTCTTGATTATTTCAATCATTGTTACCGCAGCGTTTTTGATATTTGGTTTGGTTTACTTTGGACCGAAAAAGAATAATGAAAAACAAAAATCAAAAAAGTTTAAATAA
- a CDS encoding YdcF family protein: MVHLITVFFIALFIIAYIQDRRKVLNGFFLTLAIISVMGSLAYETVQNPGTFITYIFVFLFGLIIILLAFGGFGLIIFSFFNTVKIYQKEGIRLKNSLLLAIGIGILFLNIARILKLDQYIPTQLDFLFSFAGFCVAYLSFFLVMFGVSSLLYQIYYPKLDKDYIIILGGGLIDGYKVPPLLQSRIKKGLSFYKVQLEKNNKKAYVIFSGGQGEDELLPEAEAMAEFAKTLGLEEEQIIVENQSKNTYENMKFSAEKMAASSDKKAVFVTNNYHLLRAGIYAKRAHIDADGIGARTAFYYIPNAFIREFIAYMNLYRNYHLIVLSIGFVLNIILTAFYLYFN, from the coding sequence ATGGTTCATCTAATTACAGTATTTTTTATAGCACTTTTTATCATAGCATATATACAAGATCGCCGAAAAGTTTTAAATGGATTTTTCCTGACACTCGCTATAATTAGTGTCATGGGATCCCTCGCTTATGAAACAGTTCAAAATCCCGGAACGTTTATCACCTATATTTTCGTGTTTTTATTCGGTTTAATTATTATTCTATTAGCCTTCGGAGGGTTTGGTCTGATTATTTTTTCTTTTTTCAATACGGTAAAAATCTATCAAAAGGAAGGCATTCGATTAAAAAATTCTCTATTACTCGCCATTGGTATCGGCATACTCTTTTTGAACATCGCTAGAATTTTAAAACTAGATCAGTATATTCCTACTCAACTAGACTTCTTATTTTCTTTTGCAGGTTTCTGTGTAGCCTATCTAAGTTTCTTTTTGGTCATGTTTGGAGTCTCTTCGCTTCTTTACCAAATTTACTACCCTAAACTCGATAAAGATTATATCATTATCTTAGGTGGCGGCTTGATTGATGGTTATAAAGTACCTCCTCTACTACAAAGCAGGATCAAGAAAGGCCTCAGTTTTTACAAAGTGCAATTAGAGAAAAACAATAAAAAAGCGTATGTGATTTTCTCAGGTGGACAAGGTGAAGATGAGCTTTTACCTGAAGCCGAAGCAATGGCAGAATTTGCGAAAACACTTGGACTTGAAGAAGAACAGATTATAGTGGAAAATCAGTCTAAAAACACTTATGAAAATATGAAATTTTCTGCCGAAAAAATGGCCGCTTCTTCTGACAAAAAAGCTGTATTCGTGACCAATAATTATCACTTACTGAGAGCCGGTATTTATGCTAAAAGAGCCCATATAGATGCTGACGGCATAGGTGCACGGACGGCCTTTTATTATATTCCCAATGCATTTATTAGAGAATTTATTGCCTATATGAATCTTTACCGTAACTATCATCTGATTGTTTTATCTATTGGCTTCGTCTTAAATATTATTTTAACGGCTTTCTACCTTTATTTCAATTAA
- the pgeF gene encoding peptidoglycan editing factor PgeF, whose protein sequence is MKSKRLEENGLINRVAGSDYNFRYQKAGNRVVEDLEKVLRELAIEPKEIYSGQQTHSAHIEYVDGMNGEAFVFGKTFKDTDGLITDQTDVALFIKFADCTPVVLFDPVKKVQASVHSGWRGTTKKISLKAIERMVEQFGCDKEDILAYVGPSIDLANYEVGPEVYEAFKEFKTRDDFFEPRGEKYLMSMLDANLSILLKAGLKAENIEIERASTYTDNRLHSARKEGPDYQLNGIVTMIPSK, encoded by the coding sequence TTGAAATCTAAACGGTTAGAAGAAAATGGATTGATCAATAGGGTTGCAGGTAGCGACTACAATTTTAGATACCAGAAAGCGGGAAATCGAGTTGTGGAAGATCTAGAAAAGGTTCTTAGAGAATTAGCGATTGAACCTAAAGAAATATACTCCGGTCAACAAACGCATAGTGCACATATTGAATATGTAGACGGTATGAACGGAGAGGCTTTTGTATTTGGGAAAACCTTTAAAGATACAGATGGATTGATTACAGATCAAACAGATGTGGCCTTATTCATAAAATTCGCTGATTGTACACCAGTCGTTCTATTTGATCCAGTCAAGAAAGTTCAAGCAAGTGTTCACTCTGGATGGAGAGGCACAACAAAAAAGATTTCACTAAAGGCAATCGAACGAATGGTGGAACAGTTTGGATGCGATAAAGAAGATATTTTAGCCTATGTAGGACCTTCTATAGATCTTGCAAATTATGAAGTAGGGCCAGAGGTTTACGAAGCGTTTAAGGAATTTAAAACCCGAGACGATTTCTTTGAACCTAGGGGAGAGAAATACTTGATGAGCATGCTAGATGCCAATTTGTCTATTTTACTAAAAGCAGGACTTAAGGCAGAGAATATTGAAATAGAACGAGCTTCTACTTATACAGATAATCGGCTTCATTCAGCTAGAAAAGAAGGTCCAGACTACCAACTTAATGGGATAGTGACTATGATACCATCAAAATAG
- a CDS encoding VanZ family protein codes for MDIYIMPIRTAVIFFFLLSFFLLIPWLIYSYRKYGYLSIWASMVAYSFIFYMLTALFLVLLPLPATRDIRSLQSPDTKHYSLIPFQFIWDIVHSSAVITQLSTYIELFKQSAFLQAFFNLLLLLPFGVYLRYFFQSEKYWKKVFGLGFLVSLFFEVTQLTGIYGLYNAPYRIFDIDDLFLNSTGALLGFFIAPVILSLFPSRKTIQEKSLQVKKRSYIYPLQELLAVVVDYLIIKMSWNLTGGFFTSNTFIEFLYTMVGFMIFFFVIPIIWNGKTIGTSILRFKLTSINGGVPDWRSLLKRTFSIGLPSVLTSVVRVISKVELDISSPFYIYQVWFDVVAIIVYFILWSVLFIHILFTLIQKGKHPFYFDRVASLIAKRDSAAT; via the coding sequence ATGGATATCTATATTATGCCTATACGAACAGCAGTGATTTTTTTCTTTCTGTTAAGTTTTTTTCTCCTTATTCCATGGCTAATTTATAGTTATAGAAAATATGGTTATTTAAGTATTTGGGCGTCTATGGTAGCGTATTCTTTCATTTTTTATATGCTAACGGCTTTATTTTTAGTACTATTGCCTCTTCCAGCTACTCGAGATATTCGTTCTTTACAATCTCCCGATACGAAGCATTATTCTCTTATTCCATTTCAGTTCATTTGGGACATAGTACATAGTAGTGCGGTAATTACCCAACTGTCTACTTATATAGAATTATTCAAGCAAAGTGCATTTTTACAAGCTTTTTTTAATCTCCTTTTATTACTTCCATTTGGTGTTTATCTAAGATATTTTTTCCAGTCTGAAAAATACTGGAAAAAAGTTTTCGGTTTAGGATTTTTAGTATCTTTATTCTTTGAAGTAACCCAACTAACAGGGATTTATGGCCTTTATAATGCTCCTTATCGTATCTTCGATATAGATGATCTTTTTCTAAACAGCACGGGCGCCTTGTTAGGGTTTTTCATAGCTCCTGTCATTCTTTCTCTTTTTCCTTCTAGAAAAACCATTCAAGAGAAAAGTTTACAGGTTAAAAAAAGATCTTATATCTATCCGCTTCAAGAGCTATTGGCTGTGGTTGTAGATTATCTAATCATTAAAATGAGTTGGAATTTAACAGGAGGATTCTTTACATCAAATACGTTTATAGAGTTTCTTTATACGATGGTTGGTTTTATGATTTTCTTCTTCGTAATACCAATCATTTGGAATGGGAAAACCATTGGAACGAGTATTCTACGTTTTAAATTAACAAGTATAAATGGAGGAGTGCCGGATTGGAGGTCTTTATTGAAAAGAACTTTTTCGATAGGTTTGCCTTCAGTATTAACGTCTGTTGTAAGAGTAATCTCGAAAGTTGAATTGGATATAAGTTCTCCATTTTATATTTATCAAGTATGGTTTGATGTAGTAGCGATTATAGTATACTTTATATTATGGAGCGTCCTGTTTATTCATATACTGTTCACTTTAATTCAAAAAGGGAAACATCCATTTTACTTTGACCGTGTAGCCAGTTTAATAGCGAAAAGGGATTCTGCCGCTACTTAA
- a CDS encoding PH domain-containing protein, producing MSTNRTHYDVVRYWRLKALIHCMIFLVIIISIVLLNQFFDFFIVPEWVLRLIIFLFVVQWIIFIGIRPPFKAKYWRYDIIENQLVIFKGIWIREQITIPLMRIQNIELDIGPIAKAFDIVELRVTTSSQTNYLPELKREEALEIQSKIQERIQMSLT from the coding sequence ATGAGTACTAACAGGACGCATTATGATGTGGTACGCTACTGGAGATTAAAAGCTTTGATTCATTGTATGATATTTTTAGTGATCATTATCAGCATAGTTTTACTGAATCAATTTTTTGACTTTTTTATCGTACCAGAGTGGGTTCTTCGACTGATTATTTTTTTGTTTGTAGTACAATGGATAATTTTTATAGGAATCCGACCACCTTTTAAGGCCAAGTATTGGCGTTATGATATTATTGAAAATCAACTCGTTATTTTCAAAGGAATATGGATAAGAGAACAAATCACCATCCCTTTGATGCGTATTCAAAATATAGAATTAGATATCGGTCCTATTGCGAAGGCGTTCGATATTGTGGAATTACGCGTCACCACATCTTCTCAAACGAATTATCTGCCCGAGTTGAAACGTGAAGAAGCTCTTGAAATCCAAAGTAAGATTCAAGAAAGAATCCAAATGAGTTTAACGTAA
- a CDS encoding PH domain-containing protein, which produces MYNKQRLHKGTLFTKSFKRLTALVPPLLIYSFVSLSNGEFTEALLIMLGILCIVLLFGTTIDLIKYLRTSYYIENNRFILKTGLMIKKEKDIQISRIQSIDTSESLAHRILKITKVTIQTPGKNILLDAISMDQLNVITSQLYQLNVSIEVMTDDKLMTEESMPQVNLSNKKDEGILLYQLSIIDIVKLTILNISVIRSFILFLFASKFVSNFLIDYVFEQSSQLLNTSISLLTLAILGLIVAIYSIGTIFMIFKHYQFSVFLTDKHLKITRGLLETNSQTVVLENVQSIEEKQNVLMSRFGYTAFTLSIATDENEDENDDKNEEAEDGKVVLLPLVKTNQLTPLMNACFPEYRFESADLITPKRSIRRFIQFRLLFWIIAAVAISMLFWSYAWVIGLIFILLNLLFGYRSQQLNGYKLSEDEITLQVAKRFSVKKTYILRDRILNLKVKQNPFLKKANLARVAFFFAQGQLSQDIELKFIEETDAFELFNWFRPKRGEHNEY; this is translated from the coding sequence ATGTATAATAAACAACGACTACATAAGGGAACTTTGTTTACTAAATCTTTTAAAAGACTGACCGCTTTAGTGCCACCGTTACTCATTTATTCCTTTGTTAGTCTTTCTAATGGAGAATTTACCGAGGCGCTTTTGATTATGCTTGGCATTTTATGTATTGTATTATTGTTTGGCACCACCATTGACCTAATCAAATACTTACGGACTTCTTACTACATTGAAAACAACCGTTTTATACTTAAAACTGGATTAATGATCAAAAAAGAAAAAGATATACAAATCAGTCGAATCCAAAGCATTGATACTTCTGAAAGCTTGGCACATCGAATTTTAAAAATCACTAAAGTTACCATTCAGACTCCTGGTAAGAATATTTTGCTAGATGCCATCTCAATGGATCAGCTAAACGTAATCACGAGTCAATTGTATCAGTTGAATGTATCTATTGAAGTCATGACCGATGATAAATTGATGACAGAAGAGTCAATGCCACAAGTTAACTTATCCAATAAAAAAGACGAAGGAATCTTACTGTATCAACTATCTATTATCGATATTGTTAAATTAACGATCCTGAATATTTCTGTGATTCGTAGTTTTATCCTATTCCTTTTTGCGAGTAAGTTTGTGTCTAATTTTTTGATCGACTATGTCTTTGAACAATCAAGTCAATTACTGAACACTTCTATTTCACTTTTAACCTTGGCCATTTTAGGTTTGATTGTAGCCATTTACTCAATTGGAACGATTTTTATGATTTTCAAACACTATCAGTTCAGTGTTTTCCTGACTGATAAACACTTGAAAATCACACGGGGATTGTTGGAGACCAATAGTCAGACTGTTGTACTTGAGAATGTGCAGAGCATTGAAGAAAAGCAGAATGTGCTGATGAGTAGGTTTGGATATACCGCTTTTACCTTGTCTATTGCTACTGATGAAAATGAGGATGAGAATGACGATAAAAACGAGGAGGCAGAAGATGGAAAAGTGGTTCTATTGCCACTCGTTAAAACAAATCAATTAACTCCTTTGATGAACGCTTGTTTTCCGGAATATCGTTTTGAATCTGCTGACTTGATTACACCCAAACGCTCCATTCGACGTTTTATACAATTCAGACTATTGTTTTGGATCATTGCAGCAGTAGCTATTTCTATGCTGTTTTGGTCTTACGCATGGGTGATTGGTTTAATCTTTATTTTACTGAACCTATTATTTGGTTATCGCTCGCAACAATTAAATGGGTATAAGCTTTCAGAGGATGAGATTACCTTGCAAGTCGCCAAGCGATTTTCGGTGAAAAAGACTTATATATTAAGAGATAGAATTTTGAATCTGAAGGTTAAACAAAATCCATTTTTGAAAAAAGCTAACCTTGCTAGAGTGGCTTTCTTTTTTGCCCAAGGTCAATTATCTCAAGATATTGAGTTGAAATTCATTGAAGAAACAGACGCATTTGAACTATTTAACTGGTTTAGACCAAAAAGAGGTGAACATAATGAGTACTAA
- a CDS encoding PH domain-containing protein, whose protein sequence is MIEEQAPSNQLDATVIRYDKTHSLVIGIFYILGCVGLVWLINWFDWPFIFAILSVIVTIVSFCMDYFILPYLRYKSIRYEVHPTYLEILKGVFFRTREIIPIERVQQVSIEDGPLSRRYQVQIVEIQTAGTSHRVPLLLEEDAQALKVRIMDLIKEVQSDV, encoded by the coding sequence TTGATCGAAGAACAAGCACCTTCAAATCAGTTAGATGCAACTGTCATCCGGTATGATAAGACTCATAGTCTGGTCATCGGTATTTTCTACATATTGGGTTGTGTTGGACTTGTTTGGCTCATCAACTGGTTTGATTGGCCTTTTATATTCGCTATCCTATCCGTTATAGTAACGATCGTAAGTTTTTGCATGGATTATTTTATTTTACCTTACTTAAGATACAAATCGATTCGCTATGAAGTTCACCCTACCTATTTAGAAATTTTGAAAGGCGTCTTTTTCAGAACAAGAGAAATCATCCCTATAGAGAGAGTTCAGCAGGTCTCTATAGAAGATGGCCCTCTATCTAGAAGATACCAAGTACAAATTGTCGAAATTCAAACTGCTGGAACGAGTCATCGAGTCCCACTTCTACTTGAAGAAGATGCTCAAGCCTTAAAAGTTCGTATCATGGATCTCATTAAGGAGGTCCAGTCAGATGTATAA
- a CDS encoding PadR family transcriptional regulator: protein MSESINKDYIRGHIDTIILRILIDQDNYGYEIIKAIKILSSGQYELKEPSLYTSLKRLEKGAYIESYWGDETQGGRRKYYRVTDSGKKHYEKAIKEWKIARTLIDQLVEGAS from the coding sequence ATGAGTGAATCCATTAACAAAGATTACATAAGAGGTCATATCGATACCATTATTTTAAGGATTTTGATCGATCAAGATAACTACGGATACGAAATTATTAAAGCGATCAAAATTTTGAGTAGCGGTCAGTATGAACTAAAAGAACCTTCTTTATATACAAGTTTAAAGCGACTAGAAAAAGGTGCCTATATTGAATCTTACTGGGGAGATGAGACGCAAGGTGGTCGTAGGAAATACTATAGAGTGACAGATAGCGGGAAGAAGCATTACGAAAAAGCAATAAAAGAATGGAAAATAGCCAGGACGTTAATTGATCAATTAGTCGAGGGGGCATCATAG